From a single Rosa rugosa chromosome 7, drRosRugo1.1, whole genome shotgun sequence genomic region:
- the LOC133721189 gene encoding probable proteasome inhibitor → MANDKSVMAVIRAARPSFRNQNDKVAFAVHASFAASGYELIAAGRPAFSENALSSSATEEVGIEKWNELENEYAFVYLNPEKGSKKVLVKCLVIDGTLSVDALADGASQNVHCEFNVGDYVQENEGSNYSSQFKNLDTLVKNLNAQVLSKLEGSSTPKPTRETGSSDLTNISANEPGHGAGSPGVGYRPGPGAGRYPGGGDDLYPGAGAGMYPRYPVGGSDLYPGPGAGMPSRGAFDDGSMFVGPNDRRFGDVGQPGFPGFPGGLPGIRDPRFGAERPDGVPPGARFDPYGPPGLPDFDPDFARRPQGPGSRIHPDLEQPGSGSDYI, encoded by the exons ATGGCGAACGACAAGTCGGTCATGGCCGTCATCCGAGCCGCGCGCCCATCTTTCCGCAACCAAAACGACAAGGTCGCCTTTGCCGTTCACGCTTCCTTCGCCGCCTCCGGCTACGAGTTAATCGCCGCCGGCCGCCCTGCTTTTTCCGAAAACGCCCTCTCCTCTTCCGCAACTG aggAAGTGGGTATTGAGAAATGGAACGAGCTGGAGAACGAGTACGCGTTCGTGTATTTGAACCCGGAAAAGGGTTCGAAGAAGGTTCTGGTGAAGTGTCTTGTGATTGATGGAACATTGAGTGTAGATGCTCTGGCTGATGGGGCTTCTCAGAACGTTCACTGTGAATTTAA TGTTGGTGATTATGTGCAAGAAAATGAGGGCAGTAATTACTCATCACAGTTTAAGAACTTGGACACCCTAGTGAAGAATCTCAACGCTCAAGTTTTGTCGAAATTGGAGGGGTCTTCCACACCCAAGCCAACAAG ggAAACTGGCAGTTCAGACTTGACTAATATATCAGCAAATGAGCCTGGGCATGGTGCTGGATCTCCAGG AGTTGGATATCGACCTGGGCCTGGTGCTGGAAGGTATCCAGGTGGTGGTGATGATCTTTATCCTGGGGCTGGCGCTGGAATGTATCCTAGGTATCCAGTGGGTGGTAGCGATCTTTATCCTGGACCTGGTGCTGGAATGCCTTCTAG GGGTGCTTTTGACGATGGAAGCATGTTTGTTG GACCCAATGATCGTAGATTTGGGGACGTTGGACAACCTGGGTTTCCGGGGTTTCCTGGAGGACTACC GGGTATTCGTGATCCTCGGTTTGGTGCTGAAAGACCAGA TGGTGTTCCTCCAGGTGCTCGCTTTGATCCATATGGGCCGCCTGGGCTTCCTGATTTTGATCCAGATTTTGCAAG GCGCCCACAGGGGCCAGGAAGCAGGATCCACCCTGACTTGGAGCAACCCGGGAGTGGTTCGGACTATATCTAG
- the LOC133722802 gene encoding uncharacterized protein LOC133722802, whose amino-acid sequence MASAPSPYSAQAPMIRKMGKHQNAPALSPSNEQSPKEAEAPESGDSVSILEQQIHLKKHHHADRSVAGGGVILGGLATTFLVAVFCYIRATAARHKKPEIGSPQVIS is encoded by the coding sequence ATGGCTTCGGCTCCAAGTCCGTACAGTGCACAAGCACCTATGATTAGGAAAATGGGCAAGCACCAGAATGCACCAGCTTTAAGCCCAAGCAATGAGCAATCTCCAAAAGAAGCAGAAGCACCAGAGAGCGGAGACAGTGTGAGTATACTAGAGCAGCAGATCCACCTCAAGAAGCACCACCATGCGGACAGGTCAGTCGCCGGAGGCGGTGTGATTCTCGGAGGGCTTGCCACCACTTTCTTGGTGGCAGTTTTCTGTTACATAAGAGCCACTGCTGCAAGACATAAAAAGCCAGAGATTGGTAGTCCCCAAGTTATTAGCTAG